One stretch of Argiope bruennichi chromosome 3, qqArgBrue1.1, whole genome shotgun sequence DNA includes these proteins:
- the LOC129964204 gene encoding venom protease-like, translating into MKWSSSIGKILLLLVPVLLVEQIIAQRPIRFPGDSSTDRNCPSGTRCMEFSRCRPRILSMMTEEPVECGYTYNWRRRICCPNRSPVPQQGPRTIPPRPTPRPVPDAPIPRPQAPAPVPDTPIPRPPAPAPVPERPRTRPVVPAPISNRPRPVPVAAAPVSIPDTENCGVSNRLQGFVVGGDLANPGAWPWLVSVAMRSRSGLFSGWCTGSMITRRHVVSAAHCFENRDPSLYVARVGHVNQSQAQEYTISRIVTPETYVRGRFYDDIAILTLSESVNTENFNPICLPPTRNFVNLTGQGTAVAGWGSTEPGGPLSDSLRQLTGLPVMSNTRCDTELTARVTGFRGQFNRGISEGLICAAFMEGGRDTCAGDSGGPMMFLHDDDRWYLVGVVSFGISCAEPGFPAGYTRVTEYLDWIRSNIRD; encoded by the exons ATGAAATGGAGTTCGAGTATTGGGAAAATTCTCCTGTTGTTGGTACCGGTCCTTTTAGTGGAGCAAATAATCGCCCAAA gACCAATTCGTTTTCCTGGAGATAGCAGTACCGATCGCAATTGCCCAAGTGGAACTAGATGCATGGAGTTCAGCAGATGCCGTCCCAGAATTCTAAGTATGATGACAGAGGAGCCAGTAGAATGTGGTTATACCTACAACTGGAGAAGAAGGATATGTTGTCCTAATCGAAGCCCAGTCCCGCAACAGGGACCTCGAACAATACCACCGCGACCTACACCTAGACCGGTACCTGATGCACCGATACCAAGACCTCAAGCACCAGCACCGGTACCGGATACACCGATACCCAGACCTCCAGCACCAGCTCCGGTACCAGAGAGACCGAGAACTAGACCTGTAGTGCCGGCACCTATCTCTAACAGACCAAGACCTGTACCTGTTGCAGCGGCTCCGGTATCTATACCTGATACTGAAA atTGTGGCGTGTCAAATCGATTGCAAGGTTTCGTTGTAGGGGGAGATTTGGCCAATCCAGGAGCTTGGCCTTGGTTG GTTTCAGTAGCTATGAGAAGCCGATCTGGATTATTCAGTGGTTGGTGCACAGGTTCTATGATTACTAGAAGACATGTTGTTTCAGCTGCTCACTGCTTTGAGAATAGAga tccATCCTTATATGTGGCAAGAGTCGGTCATGTTAATCAAAGCCAAGCCCAAGAGTATACGATAAGTCGAATTGTGACTCCAGAGACTTACGTCCGTGGTCGATTTTATGATGACATAGCTATTCTCACTCTGTCGGAATCTGTGAACACAGAGAATTTCAATCCCATATGCTTACCTCCGACTCGTAATTTCGTAAATTTGACGGGACAGGGCACCGCTGTTGCTGGCTGGGGATCCACCGAACCAG GTGGTCCTCTGAGCGACAGCTTAAGGCAACTTACAGGTCTACCAGTAATGTCCAACACACGGTGTGATACAGAGCTCACTGCAAGAGTGACCGGTTTTAGAGGTCAGTTCAATAGGGGTATTTCAGAGGGGCTTATCTGCGCAGCGTTTATGGAAGGTGGAAGAGATACTTGTGCG ggTGATTCTGGAGGTCCTATGATGTTTCTGCATGATGATGATAGATGGTATCTTGTAGGAGTTGTTTCTTTTGGCATCTCTTGCGCAGAACCTGGTTTTCCGGCAGGATACACAAGAGTCACAGAATATCTGGACTGGATTCGAAGCAATATAAGAGACTGA